One genomic segment of Brassica napus cultivar Da-Ae chromosome A3, Da-Ae, whole genome shotgun sequence includes these proteins:
- the LOC111197775 gene encoding GATA transcription factor 3-like, which translates to MELWTEARALKASLRGEAIKHQVTVSSEELSRTSSAEDFSVECFLDFSEEGQEEELVSVTSSQEEQEQDCCIYSSQPCMFDQLPSLPDEYVEELEWVSRVVDDCSSPEVSLLFTQTHKTKASFSSSVPVKPRTKRSRNSLTGDRVWPLVSTKQHATGEQGRKKKQETAVVFQRRCCHCGTNNTPQWRTGPVGPKTLCNACGVRFKSGRLCPEYRPAASPTFSNEIHSNLHRKVMELRKSKVLVEETGEATTKSDQVKFAINMVDKT; encoded by the exons ATGGAGCTGTGGACAGAAGCTAGAGCCCTAAAGGCAAGTCTGAGAGGTGAAGCTATAAAGCATCAGGTGACTGTGTCATCTGAGGAATTAAGCCGAACTTCTTCTGCTGAAGATTTCTCCGTTGAGTGTTTTCTAGATTTCTCAGAGGAAggtcaagaagaagaacttgTCTCAGTTACTTCttcacaagaagaacaagaacaagattGTTGTATCTATAGTTCACAACCTTGCATGTTTGATCAACTTCCTTCTTTGCCG GATGAATATGTGGAAGAGCTTGAATGGGTATCTCGTGTTGTGGATGATTGTTCATCACCAGAGGTCTCACTTCTCTTCACACAAACCCACAAAACCAAAGCAAGCTTCTCATCTTCAGTTCCAGTTAAACCAAGAACCAAACGGTCTCGGAACAGCTTAACCGGTGACAGGGTTTGGCCACTCGTTTCAACAAAGCAACATGCAACAGGAGAGCaggggaggaagaagaagcaagaaacGGCTGTTGTGTTTCAAAGAAGATGCTGCCATTGTGGCACAAACAACACACCTCAGTGGAGAACCGGTCCGGTCGGTCCAAAAACCTTATGTAATGCATGTGGAGTCCGGTTTAAGTCCGGTCGACTATGTCCGGAATACAGACCGGCGGCTAGTCCGACTTTCTCGAATGAGATCCACTCAAATCTTCATAGGAAGGTTATGGAGCTGAGGAAGAGTAAAGTGTTGGTTGAAGAGACAGGTGAAGCTACTACTAAATCAGACCAAGTCAAATTTGCCATTAACATGGTAGATAAGACTTAG
- the LOC106428765 gene encoding NADH dehydrogenase [ubiquinone] 1 beta subcomplex subunit 9 yields the protein MSGVSTAAYFARRAAQKERVRILYRRALKDTLNWAVHRHIFYRDASDLREKFNANQDVEDVDRIDKLIAHGEAEYNKWRHPDPYIVPWAPGGSKFCRNPTPPAGIEIVYNYGQEDNP from the exons ATGAGCGGAGTTTCAACGGCGGCGTATTTCGCGCGGCGAGCGGCGCAGAAGGAGAGGGTTCGAATCCTCTATCGACGTGCCCTTAAGGATACTCTCAATTGGGCTGTTCATCGTCACATTTTCTACCGAGAC GCGTCTGATCTGCGCGAGAAGTTCAACGCCAACCAAGATGTG GAGGATGTTGACAGAATCGACAAACTGATTGCTCATGGTGAAGCAGAATACAACAAGTGGCGGCACCCTGATCCTTACATCG TTCCATGGGCTCCTGGTGGCTCTAAGTTCTGTAGAAACCCCACTCCACCTGCTGGG ATTGAGATCGTGTACAACTATGGTCAAGAAGACAACCCATGA
- the LOC125607235 gene encoding uncharacterized protein LOC125607235: MDLQGWDPGDQWLLRGNWKVLRYNQKADLHPYDVFFGGWKLKGVDSRTDLWSLGKFHPIRRGESKGSSISFRLREFPSRILQSRDLALIKARSQVLSGSRFKGRRMDIIGSALQGKWRHMRRSWLFRISRRWDSGAGGTVWWGLVDWQRVYQGNEKELLLFLQENKRELLLFCFLAHRDFEFVQKFQSHFGYDSLVTVDPNGRSGGLALFYNNEYQVKILYSSNRMIDIEAVSNGKQVFLTFVYGDPVQELREHVWERLTRYGLARSDPWFIISDLNEITGNHEKDGGPLRSATSFIPFNNMIRNSGLLEFPARGNKMSWQGRRGKGKGAFTVRCRLDRALANEEWHTLFPYSYTEYLRLVGSDHRPVVAFLEDKLTRRRRGQFRFDKRWIGQEGLMESIVSGWTENQEGSSADFITKINNCRHEISSWRKNNQPYGKDKIQDLQKALEEVQTDDNRTQEDIIDISKKLQEAYKDEEEYWHQKSRNMWHSSGDLNTKFYHALTKQRRIRNKIVGLYDEAGNWVTEENGVEKVAVDYFDGLFSSTNPGEFDSFLEEIGPSISPQMNLMLLRVATEEEVRQALFMMHPEKAPGPDGMTALFFKHSWNVIKKDVVELANKEECQTILRILKEYETVSGQQINFQKSSIQFGYKIEESNRQELRDILGIQNLGGMGSYLGLPESLGGSKVQVFGFVQDRMNNRVNGWTLRFFTKGGKEVIIKSGITALPNHVMSVYRLPKAIVKKLTSAVAQFWWSPGGSTRGMHWKSWDKLCAHKDNGGLGFKDLTDFNTAMLGKQLWRLIEKPNSLFSRIFKGRVIYLSME, encoded by the exons ATGGATTTGCAAGGTTGGGATCCCGGAGATCAATGGTTACTACGGGGCAATTGGAAGGTTTTAAGGTACAATCAGAAGGCAGATCTACATCCCTATGACGTTTTCTTTGGTGGATGGAAGCTAAAAGGGGTCGACTCTCGAACGGATCTTTGGAGTTTAGGAAAGTTTCATCCGATAAGGCGAGGAGAATCAAAGGGATCTTCAATATCGTTCCGGTTAAGGGAGTTCCCTTCACGCATCCTCCAATCACGAGATCTCGCTCTCATTAAAGCGAGATCGCAAGTTCTAAGTGGTTCAAGGTTTAAGGGGCGTCGAATGGATATTATAGGATCGGCTTTACAAGGGAAATGGCGACACATGAGGCGATCTTGGCTTTTCAGGATCTCACGACGTTGGGATTCTGGGGCGGGAGGCACGGTTTGGTGGGGTCTAGTGGATTGGCAAAGAGTGTATCAGGGGAATGAAAAGGAATTGCTTTTGTTTCTGCAAGAGAACAAAAGGGAActgcttttgttttgttttttggctCATCGG GATTTTGAATTTGTTCAGAAATTTCAATCTCACTTTGGATACGATAGCCTGGTTACGGTGGATCCGAATGGGAGGAGTGGTGGTTTAGCTCTTTTTTATAACAATGAGTATCAAGTAAAGATTCTTTACTCTAGCAATAGAATGATTGATATTGAAGCAGTGAGCAATGGAAAACAAGTTTTCCTTACCTTTGTTTATGGAGATCCGGTTCAAGAGCTAAGAGAACATGTATGGGAAAGATTGACTAGGTATGGACTCGCAAGGTCTGATCCTTGGTTTATAATTAGTGATCTAAATGAAATTACCGGGAATCATGAAAAGGATGGGGGACCTTTACGAAGTGCAACCTCTTTTAttccttttaataatatgataaggAACAGTGGTTTATTGGAATTCCCAGCTCGTGGTAACAAAATGTCATGGCAAGGACGGAGAGGTAAAGGGAAAGGAGCTTTTACAGTCAGATGCCGACTGGATAGAGCCTTGGCTAATGAGGAATGGCATACACTTTTCCCATACTCTTATACAGAATATTTGAGGCTGGTGGGCTCAGATCATCGACCTGTGGTAGCTTTTTTAGAAGATAAATTAacaagaaggagaagaggaCAGTTCAGGTTTGATAAGCGATGGATTGGCCAAGAGGGACTCATGGAATCAATTGTATCGGGTTGGACAGAAAATCAGGAAGGATCATCAGCAGATTTTATTACTAAGATTAATAATTGTCGGCATGAAATATCTTCATGGCGAAAAAACAACCAACCATATGGAAAAGACAAAATTCAGGATCTCCAAAAGGCACTGGAAGAAGTACAAACAGATGACAATAGAACACAAGAGGATATTATTGACATTTCCAAGAAATTACAAGAGGCCTATAAGGATGAGGAGGAATACTGGCATCAGAAGAGTAGGAATATGTGGCATTCATCTGGGGATCTTAATACTAAGTTTTATCATGCTTTGACAAAGCAACGTCGGATCCGAAATAAAATAGTGGGTCTCTATGATGAGGCGGGTAATTGGGTTACAGAAGAAAATGGTGTGGAAAAGGTGGCGGTAGAttattttgatggtttgttTAGTTCAACTAACCCGGGGGAGTTTGATAGTTTTTTGGAGGAGATAGGACCATCAATTTCCCCACAGATGAATCTTATGCTACTGCGAGTAGCAACGGAGGAAGAAGTCCGTCAAGCTTTATTcatgatgcatccagagaaggCGCCAGGCCCAGATGGAATGACGGCTCTCTTCTTTAAGCACTCCTGGAATGTCATTAAAAAGGATGTGGTTGAGTTG GCAAACAAAGAAGAGTGTCAGACTATTCTTAGGATACTAAAGGAGTATGAGACTGTATCAGGACAACAAATCAACTTTCAGAAatcctcaattcaatttggataTAAAATTGAGGAATCCAATAGGCAAGAGTTGAGAGATATTTTGGGGATTCAGAACCTAGGAGGTATGGGTTCTTATTTAGGTTTGCCAGAAAGTTTAGGGGGATCTAAGGTTcaagtgtttggttttgtaCAAGATCGTATGAATAATAGGGTGAATGGCTGGACTCTTCGATTTTTTACAAAAGGGGGAAAAGAGGTGATTATTAAGTCGGGTATCACGGCTCtgccaaatcatgtgatgtcgGTGTATCGACTACCGAAAGCTATAGTGAAGAAGTTAACGAGTGCAGTagctcagttttggtggagcccaGGAGGAAGTACAAGgggtatgcattggaaatcatgggataaattatGTGCCCATAAGGATAATGGTGGGCTAGGTTTCAAGGATTTGACGGATTTTAATACAGCAATGTTGGGAAAGCAGCTGTGGAGGCTGATTGAGAAGCCAAATTCTCTTTTCTCGCGAATCTTCAAAGGACG GGTCATCtatctcagtatggaatga
- the LOC106428764 gene encoding arginine decarboxylase 2, with amino-acid sequence MPALACVDTYTTDVFIPPSPQPSSTAAVVDTWSPSLSSSLYRIDGWGAPYFSANSSGNISVRPHGSNTLPHQDIDLLKLVKKVTDPKQTGGLGLHLPVIVRFPDVLKNRLECLQSAFDFAVQSQGYESHYQGVYPVKCNQDRFVVEDIVRFGSQFRFGLEAGSKPEILLAMSCLCKGNNEAFLICNGFKDAEYVSLALLGRKLALNTVIVLEQEEELDLVIDLSHKMNVRPVIGLRAKLRTKHSGHFGSTSGEKGKFGLTTTQIVRVVRKLSEACMLDCLQLLHFHIGSQIPSTSLLSDGVSEAAQLYCELVRLGANMKVIDIGGGLGIDYDGSKSGESDLSVAYTLEEYAEAVVASVRFVCERRSVKHPVICSESGRAIVSHHSVLIFEAVSTVKHQADHDDIQFLLEGDDYEELYSAVMRGDQERCLLYVDKLKQRCVEGFKDGVLSIEQLASVDGLCEWVLKAIGGSDPVQTYNINLSVFTSVPDLWGIEQLFPIVPIHKLDQRPGTRGVLSDLTCDSDGKIDKFIGGESTLPLHELESGGGRYFLGMFLGGAYEEALGGVHNLFGGPSVVRVLQSDGPHSFAVTRAVPGQSSADVLRGMQHEPEMMFETLKHRAEEVMHRKGGEGEDDDEGEFCNVAACLDRSFHNMPYLATEEVLSMSNSLSDAVSNLGFYYCDEDGFDYLSA; translated from the coding sequence ATGCCTGCTTTAGCTTGCGTCGACACCTACACCACCGACGTGTTCATCCCACCGTCACCACAGCCTTCCTCCACCGCCGCCGTCGTCGACACGTGGAGcccctctctctcctcctctctctaCCGCATCGACGGATGGGGAGCTCCTTACTTCTCCGCCAACTCCTCCGGCAACATCTCCGTTCGCCCTCACGGCTCCAACACTCTCCCTCATCAAGACATCGATCTGTTGAAACTCGTCAAGAAAGTAACAGATCCGAAACAAACCGGCGGTTTAGGATTACACCTCCCGGTTATCGTCCGGTTCCCTGACGTTCTTAAAAACCGCCTCGAGTGTCTCCAATCCGCGTTCGATTTCGCGGTACAGAGCCAAGGGTACGAGTCTCATTACCAAGGAGTGTACCCGGTGAAATGCAATCAAGACCGGTTCGTCGTGGAGGACATTGTGAGATTCGGATCTCAATTCCGGTTCGGTTTGGAAGCTGGATCTAAACCGGAGATCCTCCTCGCTATGAGTTGTTTATGTAAAGGCAACAACGAAGCCTTTCTTATATGTAACGGCTTCAAAGACGCTGAGTATGTCTCGCTAGCTCTGTTGGGAAGGAAGCTAGCGTTGAACACTGTGATTGTGTTGGAGCAAGAAGAGGAGCTTGATCTTGTTATCGATCTTAGCCACAAGATGAACGTGAGGCCTGTGATTGGTTTACGAGCCAAGCTTAGGACTAAACACTCTGGTCACTTCGGTTCAACTTCGGGTGAGAAGGGGAAGTTCGGTTTGACCACTACTCAGATAGTTCGTGTCGTGAGGAAGCTTAGTGAAGCTTGTATGCTTGACTGTCTCCAGCTTTTGCATTTCCACATCGGCTCGCAGATCCCATCCACTTCGTTGCTATCTGATGGTGTCTCAGAAGCTGCTCAGCTCTACTGTGAGCTTGTCCGTCTCGGCGCGAACATGAAGGTTATAGACATTGGTGGCGGGTTGGGGATTGACTACGACGGGTCTAAGTCCGGAGAGAGTGATCTCTCTGTGGCTTATACTCTCGAGGAGTACGCTGAAGCTGTTGTAGCTTCTGTTAGGTTTGTATGCGAGAGGAGATCGGTGAAGCATCCTGTGATATGTAGTGAAAGCGGAAGAGCTATCGTCTCTCATCACTCAGTGTTGATCTTTGAAGCTGTCTCAACGGTTAAACATCAAGCTGATCATGATGATATTCAGTTTTTGCTCGAAGGTGATGATTACGAGGAGCTGTACTCTGCTGTGATGCGTGGGGATCAAGAAAGGTGTTTACTTTACGTTGACAAGCTGAAGCAGAGATGTGTTGAAGGCTTTAAAGACGGTGTTTTGAGCATTGAGCAGTTAGCTTCTGTTGATGGGTTATGCGAATGGGTTTTAAAGGCTATAGGCGGGTCGGATCCGGTTCAGACTTACAATATCAACCTCTCGGTTTTCACCTCGGTTCCTGATCTTTGGGGGATTGAGCAGCTGTTTCCTATAGTCCCCATCCATAAGCTCGACCAGAGGCCGGGGACTCGTGGCGTCTTGTCGGATTTGACGTGTGATAGTGACGGGAAGATTGATAAGTTCATAGGCGGCGAGTCCACCTTGCCGTTGCATGAGCTGGAGAGTGGTGGTGGGAGGTACTTCTTGGGGATGTTTCTTGGAGGGGCTTACGAGGAGGCGCTCGGTGGAGTGCATAATTTGTTTGGTGGGCCGAGTGTTGTGCGTGTCTTGCAGAGTGATGGGCCTCATAGCTTTGCTGTGACTAGAGCCGTGCCGGGGCAGTCCTCTGCTGATGTTCTTAGGGGAATGCAGCATGAGCCGGAGATGATGTTTGAGACGTTGAAGCACCGAGCAGAGGAAGTGATGCATAGAAAAGGtggtgaaggagaagatgatgatgaagggGAGTTTTGTAATGTGGCGGCTTGTCTTGATCGTTCGTTCCACAACATGCCGTATCTAGCGACCGAGGAGGTATTGTCTATGAGTAACTCTCTTTCGGATGCGGTCAGTAACCTTGGCTTTTACTACTGCGATGAAGACGGGTTTGACTACCTCTCTGCATGA